A window of Malania oleifera isolate guangnan ecotype guangnan chromosome 5, ASM2987363v1, whole genome shotgun sequence contains these coding sequences:
- the LOC131156434 gene encoding small ribosomal subunit protein bTHXm codes for MAMMQWCGAVARRMMMTERSAVASSLFSPAASSSSSPAAVPILCGRGDKRTKKGKRFKGTYGNARPKRKQMIQRIKDKVEVPRSTPWPLPFKLI; via the coding sequence ATGGCGATGATGCAGTGGTGCGGCGCAGTAGCCAGGAGGATGATGATGACGGAGCGATCAGCGGTCGCATCATCTCTGTTCTCGCCGGCGGCTTCATCGTCCTCATCACCGGCGGCGGTGCCGATCCTATGCGGGCGAGGGGATAAGAGGACGAAGAAAGGGAAGCGGTTCAAGGGAACGTACGGCAACGCGAGGCCCAAGAGGAAGCAGATGATCCAGCGGATCAAGGACAAGGTTGAGGTCCCCAGGTCCACTCCTTGGCCTCTCCCTTTCAAGCTCATTTGA